The window CGAGAATTCACCAAGCCAAGGGCGGAACCATGGTTCTTCCGAAACGTCGGCTAATATATAATATGTTAAGGGCCGACGCGGCGAAACGATCGCGCGACCTTGCCACGGGAGAGTATATCGATGGCCATCGAATTGGAAAACGAAGCTGCACAATCTACCAGCGCGCTGGGGCCGCTGGTTGGCCTGACGCGCGAGGATATTTTTGGCGCGGTAGCGGTACTGCTGCGTGAAACAGCTTCTAACCCAGCCCGGTTGATGCGTCATAGCCAGGCGATGGGCAGCGATATGCTGAAAATCATGACCGGCCAAAGCGATCTTGCCCCCGATGCCAAGGACAAACGTTTTCGCGATCCCGCTTGGCAGTACAATCCGTTCATGCGGGCTGGCGCCCAATATTACCTCGCTGTGCAGAAAGGTATGGCGAACTGGATCGACGAACTGGAGCTGGACGCGCTGGAGAAGGACCGCGCGCGGTTCATATCGACCATCATTATTGATGCGCTCGCACCCACCAATACGCTGGCGGGCAATCCCGCAGCCCAGAAACGCGTGATCGACAGCGGCGGCATGTCGATCATCAAGGGACTGAAAAACGCCTATACCGACCTCACCAAGAACAAGGGCATGGTCAGCCAGGTCGACAAGACTCCGTTCGAACTTGGGAAGAATATCGCAATCTCGAAAGGTTCGGTAGTGCTGCGGACCGAGATGATGGAGCTGGTGCAATATGCGCCGACCACGGACGAAGTGTACGAAATCCCTCAGCTCACCATCCCACCGCAGATCAATAAGATGTATATCAACGACTTGAGCCCCGATAAGTCGGTGGTGAAATGGCAAGTCGATAATGGCATCCAGACGTTCGTTATCTCGTGGCGCAATCCAACCAAGGAACAGGGCCATTGGGACATGGCCGATTACGTCCGGTCCTGCCGCGAGGCGATGGAAGCGGTTGCCGATATCACGGGTGCGAAGAAAGTGAATGTCTCGGCCGGGTGCTCGGGTGGGCAAACGGCAACCATGCTGGCCAGCAAGATGGCGGCCGACAAGGACGATCTGCTCGGAACGCTGACGCTGATGGTGTGCGTTCTGCACCCGAAACAAGACGATATAGAAGCCGGCTCGCTGATCAGCGAAAATGGCTTGCAACTGGCTCGACAACGGGCTGCGAAGCAGGGGATCATCAGCGGGGATAGCCTGTCCCGCAGCTTTGCCTGGATGCGGCCGAACGACCTCATCTGGAACTACGTCATCAACAATTACCTGATGGGCGACGATCCGCCCGCTTTCGACGTGTTGTTTTGGAACGCAGACGCAACCAACCTGTCCGCCAGCCTGATGGGTGATTTCCTGACCGTTTTCGAAACGCTCGCCTTTACCAAAAAGGGCGAGGTCGAAATGGCGGATCACAAGATCGACCTCAGCAAGATTACTGCCGACCTTTTCATTCTGGGCGGCGTGACAGATCACATCACTCCGTGGAAGGCAACCTACCGTTCTACCCAGCTGTTCGGCAGCAAGGACGTGACCTACGTGCTAAGCCAGTCCGGTCACATGCAAGCGATCCTGAACCCTCCCGGCAATCCGAAGGCGAAATATTTCGTACAGGAAAAGAAGGGCAGACTACCTACGACAGCGGATAAATGGCTCGAGGGAGCAACGGAAGTTGCTGGTAGCTGGTGGCCGTTCTGGATGGAATGGCTGCAAGAACGTGCCGGCAAAAAGACGAAAGCACCGGCCAAGCTGGGGAATGCAAAACACAAGCCGCTGGACCCCGCCCCCGGTCTGTATGTACTGGAACAGTGCTGACGATAGGTACGCGGCATTCGCCCACGCCGATCTTTCGCCATAAACGGGTCTTTTGCGCAGACCGCTTCTAAGGATCGATATGCTAGCCGCTAAAAAGTCCCGCCCCTTGCCCAAAGGTGAGGAAATGACTGCCGTCGTTTCGTTAGAAGAGGTTTCCGGCCGGACATTACGGGTCGCTCGCTGGCGTATGGATGAACCATCCGACCATCCGCCGGTGTTGTTCTTCAACGGGATCGGCGCGAATATCGAAGCGGTGGCTCCGCTGGCCGAAGCGATGACCGATCGCGCCTTCATCATGTTCGACATGCCGGGCACGGGCGAAAGCCCTGATCCGACGATCCCCTACAACCCTTTCACGATGAGTTGGACCGCGGCCAAGCTGCTGGACCGGTTCGGGCTGGACGAGGTCGATGTTATGGGCGTGAGCTGGGGCGGAGCGATGGCGCAGCATTTCGCGCTGCAGCATCCGAAGAAAACCCGTAAACTGGTTTTGTGCGCCACCACGGCGGGCATGCTCATGGTGCCCGGCAATCCGGCAGCTTTTACTAAAATGGCCAATCCGCGCCGCTATATCGACGCCAATTACATGAACGAACATTTCGCCACACTATATGGCGGGATGACCAAAGATGTGGCCGACAAGAAGAGCCATATCGGCCGGTTGAAGCCTCCCTCACCGCGCGGTTACATCTACCAGCTTCTGGCGATGATCGGCTGGACCAGCCTACCCGCGCTTCCTTTTATGTCGAAAGACACGCTTATCATGATGGGCGCGGACGACCAGATCGTGCCGCTGATCAACGGCAAGATCCTGAACCGTATGATCCCAAACTCGGTGCTGGAAGTCTTCGAGGGCGGCGGCCATCTGTTCCTGCTCACGCATGCGGAGGAAAGCATCGCCATGCTGAGGGAATTTTTGGTGCCCCTCGTTAATGAAGAGCCGGCGGCAGCTTAAGAATTCGGCAGTTGTGCGAGAACACTATAGCTCGATGATGATACCCTTGGCCGGGTCTACGGTCCCTGCCACCATCGCTTGATACGCCTCGCGAGCCTCGGCAATACCGCGATGCCGTTCTATTTCGACCGTGCCAGCTGCGTCTTGCAGGAACGCATGCCAGCTCTGCGCGATGTCCTGCCCGAACGCGGCTGACCCTGATTGCTTGATGGCTGCGACCGCATGGTCCGGCGCGAAGAACAAGACGGGTTTCGGACCCGGCAGATCAGTCGCTCCGCCCAGCCCGCTACCGCGCTCGTCGATATGGGTCGCGCCCACCAGGCAGGAATATTTCAGCGCATCGCCCAAAGTTGTATGAATATCGGCCAACAATTTCGCGTTACCTGCAAAATCCACGACCACGCTGGGCCGCTGCTGCAGTTCCGCTATTGCCTCGTAGGGCAGCACCTCGTCGTAAAGGCCAGTACCACGCACAAAATCCACATTCCCAGTCGAAGTCAGGCCAATGCGCTTTGTTTCAGGCGAGCGATGTTTCGCCACACTGGCACAGCCCAATGCCGTTTTTGACGAAGCGCTGGTCATCAATACCGCGTCTGCCCCAAACCAGCCTTCGCGCCGCATGAAGCTTTCGATGAGGAAGCCGGTCTTGAACAACGGACCGAATAGCATCCGCTCCGCTTCACGCGAAGGATCATGTTCCGGATCGGCCGCGAGACGCGAATACTGATTGTAGATCGGGCTCATTGGTTGACGATGTTCGGCTATGTCGACGAAGCCACTTTCGCTCACCTTGCCGGGCAGGACATCCAGATGCGTACCCATCGGCAGGTAACCGTAAACGCGCTCACCGGTCGCGAATTGCGGGTGATTGGTTTCGATAACCTGGGCATGGCCCCAAACTGGTACAATGCCTTTGTCTGCAGATGCCGGAAAGAAATTCCAGTACCCGAACCCATCACCCACGACCGCATAAGTGATATTGTTCGCGGTGATGGAGAAGCTTTCGATCGCCAGCCGTATCGCATCCGCCGCCAACGCGTTCTGCGAAACTTCGTCGGTTTCGGCCTGTGTCAAATCAGCTTTATCGACATAAACGGCTTCTGATGCGGTTTGCGGCATGGAAGGCTCCTGTGGTGATCCAGCAAGCTAGCCCACGTCACCTGCGTTGGCGAGCGCCGACCCGCATGACGGCGGCACTATCGGCGAAAAATCGTCAGACCCGCATCGGCATTAGGACGTAGAGCGCCGGGCTGTTGTCATCCTTACGAATCAGTGTCGGGGCGCCTGCATCGGCCAGATGCAGTTCCACCGTATCGCTGTCGATCTGGGCGAGAATGTCCTTCAGGTAATTGGCGTTGAAGCCAATTTCCAAAGCCTCGGCCCCGTAATCGGCAGCGATTTCCTCGGCAGCGGTGCCATTATCCGGGCTGGTGACGGACAGAGTGACCTTGTCCTTGTCCACGCCCATCTTGACCGCTCGCGTTTTCTCGGTCGCGATTGTGGCGACACGATCGACGCCTTCGAAAAAGCTGCGCGGATCGAGCTTCAATAGCTTGTCGTTTCCGGTCGGGATCACGCGGCTGTAATCCGGGAAGGTGCCGTCGATCAGTTTGGAAGTGAGGATAACCCCGCCCTCCCCGCCCAAAGTGAAACGTATTTTGCTGGCGCTGAGATCGATCTGCACATTGCCTTCCATTGATTCGTCCAGCAGCTTCCGCAGTTCCGCCACCGCTTTGCGCGGGACGATTACATCGGGCATTCCCTCCGCGCCGTCGGGCCGGTCGAGCGTGAAGCGGGCAAGACGGTGGCCATCGGTCGCAGCCGCCTTCAGGACGGGCTTGTCTTCCTCCGACACGTGCAGGAAAATGCCGTTCAGGTAGTACCGCGTTTCTTCTGTTGAAATGGCGAACCGGGTGCGGTCGATCATCTCCGCCAGCAGCTTGGCCGGTAGTTCGAAACTGGTCGGCAGATCGCCTTCCGCGATCATCGGAAAATCGTCACGCGGCAGGGTCGGTAGCTGGAACCGGCTGCGTCCCGCCTTGACCGTCATACGGTTGTCGGCGGTTTCCAGGCTGACCTGGCTGCCGTCCGGGAGCTTGCGGGCGATATCGAATAACAGATGTGCCGACACCGTAATCGCGCCAGGCGTGTCGACCGATGCTGCCGCCATGTTCTCGACCACCTGCAAGTCCAGGTCGGTCGCCATCACCTTCAGCGAACCGGCCGCGTCCGCATCGATCAGAACATTCGACAGGATGGGAATGGTGTTGCGACGTTCAACCACGGATTGCACGTGGGACAAGCACCGCAGCAATGTGGCGCGTTCGATGGTAGCCTTCATCAGATCCCCCTTGGCATGACCGGGGACGGCGCAAAATCGCCGCGCGCGCCCGGTGACGCTGCGAAAAACGGTTGGCTCATCCTTAGCGGGGTGCGCCTATGCGGCAAGCGGATGCTGCACTGCGCCCGCGAGATTTGCGGGTAAGTTGGGGATAATTTCCGATGTTCACGTGCTGTTCCGCGCACAATCGAAAGTCCTCACCCGAGCATCGCCATCCCGCCATTCACATGCAGCGTCTGACCGGTGACGTAACCTACTTCCTTGCTCGCAAGATAAGCCACTGCTGCACCGATATCGTCGCCTTCGCCCATACGGCCCATCGGGATGCGGGTATTGATCGAGCTTTTCTGATCTTCGGTCAGTTCTTCGGTCATGGCGGTCCGGATAAAACCTGGCGCGACGCAATTGACGGTAATTCCGCGCGTCGCCAGTTCCTGCGCCAGCGATTTGGACATACCGGTAAGTCCTGCCTTTGCCGCGACGTAATTCATCTGCCCGGGATTGCCGGTCGTACCCACCACGCTAGTAATGGAGACGATTCGGCCAAATCTGGCCTTCATCATCGGGCGCGCGGCGGAACGCATTAGCCGGAACGCGGCGGTAAGGTTTACCTGCAGCACCTGCTCCCACTCTTCATCCTTCATGCGCATGGCCAGATTGTCACGCGTGATACCGGCATTGTTCACCAGAATGTCGATACTTCCCAGCGTGTCGACCGTAGCTGGTACAAGCTCGTCCACCTGATGCGAATCCGACAGGTTACAGGTAATCTCGACATGATCGCCGCCAACTTCCGCCTGCAATTGTTCGCGGAATATGCGCAGCTTCTCGCCATTGGATCCCGACAGCGCCAATCGCGCGCCTTGCCGTGCAAGGGCGTAGGCGATGGAGGACCCGATGCCCCCGCTGGCGCCTGTAACAAGTGCGGTCATTCCTTTGAGCGAAAACATCGGCAGCGCATCCTTCTGGTGGAGCAAGAAACTATCCACCGCCTAGGCCCTGGCGCTGGGCCGGGTCAATTGTCCGAAAGATTCGCACCCCGACCACGTGCATGTTCCGGTGCAAAGTCCACCCGGCGGCGCTCGGTAATCTGACCATTGGTCAGACGACCCTCTACAAGCTCGTATCCGAGCAAAGCAAAAATGCGATTGCCAAGGAATATCGGACGGGCATTGCCATACCAATCCACGCACGAAGCCTTGCAGCCGTCGTCCTGTGCGCGGCGACGGTAAGCTTCCAATTGACCAACCGGTGACAATTTGCGCTTGTCGCGTGACAGGAACATGATGGCCGAACCGGAGCCAAGGAATGGCGTCGGGCCGTAACCTGCCGGTGGGGGCGGAGGCGCGGGTGCTATTGGCATACTGCTGTTTGGCCCGGGCATCGAAACCGGCGGCGGAGGCGTAGTATCCGATGGGCGGGGAACACGGCGCTGCAACATTACCGGCAGACCCAACAGTCCGCTGTCGCCGGTTCTATCATTGGTATTCGGGCGGTAGAAAAACGCCTGACTGCGGTTCTCGCCTTCCGCTGCGCCGGGCAACATGAATGTATCTTCGAGCCGCGCCTTGCCGGTCGCGGCGTCGAGGGCGATTGCGGAGAAGCCGAGCGCACCTGCAGTGTCCATCCCGATCGCCACGCCGTCACGGCCCATCAGGTTCAGGCGGCTAACACCATGCGGCATTGCGATCCGCTGCACATCCTGTCCACCTAGTGGAACCGCAAAGAGCGTCTGCTCTACGCCGGGGTCACGCGGGTTCTCGCCGCTGTACAGAAGGTGCCGCCCTACGAAGCGGTTCTGGAACGAAGAGTCAGCAGGCCGGGGCAGGCTGCGATACAGGCTATCAGCCGCGCTTTCGCTACCGTCGCCGAAGCTCTCCAAGGGCAATCGCAACAGCGCCACATCGCCGCCACTCACTTCCGGGCCCCACATTGCATCGCCTCGTGAATTCCCCCGCACGACCACGTTCAACACGCGATCGGAGCCATCTTCGCGGAACGAGAACTGGTCTACCGGCGCGCCACGTACCTGCAGCGCTTGAGGCGCCGAACCATCGAGCGGCATCCGGTAGAGCCAAGCTGGCTGCGCATCCTCTCCCGACCGGTAATGATCGTCCGTTCCGGTCCAGACATAGACTGCGTCCTGCGAAACGTAGAAGCTGCGCCCCCATCCACCGTACACACCGTTGGTGCTGCAATCGAACTCCCGCGCACCAGGATCGCATTCGGTGACCGTGTGTAGCGTACTGACGGAGGAACGCCTGTCCGTACGGATAGGCGCCGGGACATAAAGATCGCTTGGCCCGGCAATAGGCGCGAAGTCCGGCTCTGCGCCGCTGTCAACGTCCTCCAGTACCGCAAGCCCTGGCACGGCGTCGCGCCAATCCCGCCCCCACCAGATCGGCAGTGGCGCATACAAAACCAGCCGATCACCGATCAGTCGAGAGGCGTAATTCCGCGACGAATAATAATCGGCAGAGCGCAAATAGTGCGTATCGCGATAGGAAAGCCCGCCATTCGAGGCAATGTCGAAACGGCTGATTTCCGTGCCTGAATTGCCGTAGGAATAACCGATTACCACGACCATATCGCCCGCAATTAGCATTTCGTCATACCAAGTGTCACCGGGACGCGGGTCACCGGGTGGGAAGGCGTCGATATAATCAACCGGGGTCAGGGCATTCCCGCCGACTTTTACGGTAAACAACCGTCCGCGCCGCAACACGACCAGATGATCGCCATGCGTTTTGACGATGCCACCTTCGTCGACACCTGCCTCTTGCACATTGGTGATTTGTTCAGCACCCGCCTGCCGCGGCGTAACCTGTTGAGAGACCGGAGGTGGTGGCGGCAAAGCCATAGGTGCCGACGCGGACTCCTCGACATCTACTGAAGCGACCCACCCCGACCCGTTCTTATGTCGATCAAGGAACGCGACAAGGGCTTCCTCGCTCTCGAACGCGGCCATGGCCTTGTCGGCCGATCCCGGCGGCGGCAAGTCGACTTTGGAGCAGGACCCAACAATCATCAGCCCGCCGATGGCGGCAGATATAAGTACGGTAGAACGAATCATTGGACGCATGAGCACTCTCCCCATGCTCGATGATACAATATTACATAGATTTAGCCAAAGCCTCGATGTCGTCCATGGAAACGACGCTCGTTACCTTGGCTTCGGGAGCAATACGCCCAATCATCGGACCAAGCACTTTGCCGCCCAGTTCGACGAAGTGTTCGATACCAGCCGCCTGCATTGCCAGGACGCTTTCCCGCCACCTGACACGGCCCGTAACCTGATCGACCAGTAACCTCTGCACTTCCGCGGGTTCGGAAGCGCGGGCCGCGGTCACGTTCGCGTAAACTTGCAACCGCAAAGGACGCGGACAGGTTTCATCCAGGGCTTGCTGCATCCGGTCAGCCGCAGGCTGCATCAGCGAACAGTGGAAAGGAGCCGAAACAGGCAATTTGATACCGCGCTTGATATCAAAATCACGAACCATGGAGATGGCGCGCTCGATGGCTCCGGTGTGGCCGGAAATGACGACCTGCGTCGGATCGTTATCATTGGCGACAGCGCAGACTTCACCATCTGCCGCCGCATCGGCCAAAGCCTGCGCCTTCTCGATATCCGCACCCAGCAGCGCCGCCATCGTGCCCTCGCCCACAGGAACGGCAGCCTGCATTGCCTGCCCGCGGATTTTCAGCAGCCTTGCGGTGTCTGAAAGATTGAAGCCGCCCACGCTGGCCAGCGCGCTGTATTCTCCCAAGGAATGCCCCGCTACCGCTTCCCCGCGGTCAGACAGATGGATCGATCCTTCGCGCTCCAGCACGCGCACGATTGCAAGCGAATGAGCCATGATCGCGGGCTGAGCGTTTTCGGTAAGGGTCAGCTGGTCTTCCGGCCCGTCACGCATGATCGCAAAAAGCTTCTGCTCTAAAGCGTCATCGACTTCTTGAAAGGTTTCGCGGGCGGTGCTGCTGGCGGCGGCAAGTTCGCTGCCCATGCCGACTTTCTGGCTGCCCTGCCCCGGAAATACGAATGCGATCATCTGAACTGTCCCACCATGGCTGTATGCCGGCGTGGCTAGGTCGCGGCGGCGGGGCTGGCAAGCCCGAATGGCACCACGCGGTTATCGACAGTATGCCCGATTTGCGCCCGGCCAAGATAGGGAATGCCCATCCGCGCACACCAGTATTGCGCGATTTCTTCCGCCGACTGCCCAAACTCGCGGTCGTTTTCCGGAACAGCAGTGATCGCGCCCAGCCGAATGCCCGCAATCCCGGGTTCGAGCAGATTGGTTAGCTGGAAAAACAGGCGGTCAACCGCGTAAAGGTGCTCGCTCACTTCCTCCACCATCACCACATGGTCTGTCACGTCCGGCATCAGCGGCGATCCGGCGACCATGCATAGAGTGATGAGATTGAATGCGACTGCGGGCGTCTTTCCATCCAACGACGGTTCTAGCCCACTGGTATCGCCAGCGAACCAGCGCAGCGAGCGTCTCACGCCCTCCCGCCCGCGTTCGCTGCGTGCGCTGACCGGCATCGGGGCGTGGACGCTCTGCCCGATATCATGGCGATACAGCGCGGCGAGCAGGTATCCGCAATCCGAAAAGCCGGCATAGGTTTTCTGCCGCGCATGTTCGTTCATGAAACTGATCGCTGCCTGCGCGATGCGGTTTGAGCCGTACCCGCCCTTGGCAAACCAGACGGTGTCAAAATTGGGATCGTTGGCGCAATCCACCAACGCTTCGGCCCGCAGCGCGTCGGGGCCGGCAAAATGACCGTCCACCGCGAAACATTGCGGGTGGAATTCTACAGAATGTTCGGGAAACTCCTCGGCCACCAGGTTCTGCAGCGCTTCGGCATGGGATCTGGTGATAGGCGTTGCGGGGGCGCAGATGGCGATGCGTGACATTTGCATACCCTAGCACCACCTTCACAAGATGCGAGCGTTTGCGTAGGCGCGTTCTCCAGCACGCCATCGTTCCACTCCACCGTGCACGGGCGGAGACATGCGAACTTCAACGGAAAATCAGATGACCAACCTCACCGACCAACCTTTCTTTTTCTGCGGCATCGGCGGGTCGGGAATGCTGCCGCTGGCGCAAATCCTGAAAGGTCGTGGGGCGGAGGTGGCAGGGTCCGACCGTAGTTTCGACCAAGGCCGCACACCGGCCAAGTTCGCGGCGCTGGAACGGCAAGGCTTCCAGCTGCACCCGCAGGATGGCAGCGGTCTAGTGTCGGCAAATCAGATTCTGGTCGCTAGCGCCGCGGTCGAAGACAGCGTCCCCGAAGTCGTACGTGCGAAGGAACTGGGATGCCGGCGGATGACCCGCGCGGAGTTGCTGGCGGCGCTGTTCAACGATGCCCAAACCAGCGTCGGCATTGCCGGCACCAGCGGCAAGTCGACAGTGACCGGAATGCTCGGCTGGATACTGGCGGATGCGGATCGCGATCCCACGATAATGAATGGCGCGGTGATGAAGAACTTCGTGACGGAGAACCGCCCTTTCGCCAGCGCGCAGGTGGGCAAGGGAGATGCGTTCGTATCCGAGGTGGACGAAAGCGACGGGTCCATTGCCCTGTACGAACCGGCGGTCGCAGTGCTGTTGAATGTCAGCCTGGACCATAAGAGTATGGATGAATTGCGCGACTTGTTCGGCGCGTTTCTCGCCCGCTCCGGCCATGCGGTCGTCAATGCCGACGATAAAGAAGCGTTCGCGCTGGTCGCCAAGGCTGGCGGCGAAGTGACCACGTTCGGAATTGATAATGGCTGCGCCACATTAGTGGTGAAGGACGGCAGCATTGTGGATCGCGGGATGGAACAATCAACCATCGTGATTGATCGGCGCAGCGATAAGGAACACCGGCTCGATCTGCCCGTGCCCGGACGCCACAACTTGTCGAACGCGTTGGCTGCGCTGGCTGGTGCTCAGGCTGCCGGAGTGTCGCTGGCGGACGGCGTGGCTGCGTTGGCGCAGTTCAAGGGGCTGGCGCGCCGGTTCGAGATCGTCGGCAGGGCGAACGACATTACGGTCATCGACGATTTCGGGCACAATCCGGAAAAATGCGCGGCCACTTTACGCACGCTGAAAGCTCAGCCCGGCCGGGTCATCGCGTTTTTCCAGCCGCATGGTTACGGCCCGCTTCGCCAGATGGGGCGTGAACTGGCAGAAACTTTTGCGGCCGAACTGGGTACCGATGACGTGACGATCCTGTGCGATCCGGTTTACTTCGGCGGCACGGTTGACCGCAGCGAAGGCAGTGAGCGCATCGTAACGCTGATCCGCGAGGCTGGCGGCACAACGGAATACATCCCGAGCCGTGCGGCAAGCGGCGATCGGATGGTCGAGCTGGCCCAGCCGGACGATCGCATTGTCATCATGGGCGCGCGGGACGATACCCTCAGCGCATTTGCAAAGGGCGTGCTTGAACGGTTGTAACGCCGGCCACGTTCTCGATCGACGTTCTGCTCAATGCGCTTCGCTCGCGCCGACCTTGAACACCTTGTGCAGAACCACCGCTATGATCGCGCCCACCACCAATGCCAGCACCGCCGATAGGGCGGCGTAAGTCATCCAGCCCAGAAACCCGCCGAGCGATCCGGTCGTGGCTTTTAGCGCTTCCTCGATCCCGTGCGTCGCATCGTATAATGTGTGGAAGCCCAGCTCGTGCGTGCCATGCAGCAGAATGCCGCCGCCGACCCACAACATCGCAATGGTGCCGATAAAACTAAGCGCCTTCAGCAGATAGGGTACGAAAGCCACCAATCCGCGCCCGAAACGCTGCGCCAGCTCAGACCGCTTCTGCGCCAGGTGCAGACCGACATCATCCATCTTCACAATGATCGCCACTGCGCCATACACCACCACGGTCACCACGATCGCGACAAGAGCCAGTGCGAGACCGCGCTGCCACCACACATCCAGATCGATTTCGTTCAGAGTAATGGCCATGATTTCGGCCGAAAGTATCAGATCGGTGCGGATTGCGCCCGATATGCGCTGTTCTTCGAATGCTGCAAGATCCTCGATTGGATCGTCCAGCGTCTTGCCGTGCTTCGCCCCGCCGAGCTTCTCCAGAACCTTTTCCGCCCCTTCATAAGCCAGGTACAACCCGCCCATCATGAGGAAGAATATGATCGCACCGGGCAGAAATTCGCTCAGCAAGATCGCGCCGGGCAGCAGGATCAGTAGTTTGTTTTTGAAACTGCCCTTCGTAATGTCCCAAATGATCGGCAGTTCGCGCGCAGGCGACAGCCCCGTAACGTAGCTTGGCGTTACTGCCGCATCGTCGATCACCACACCCGCCGTCTTCATACCGGCGCGGCTGGCGGCCACGCCGATATCGTCGACACTCGCCGCTGCTACTCTTGCAATAACCGCCACATCATCGAGCAGCGCAACCAATCCCCCGGGCATTCCAATTCCTTTTAAGTTTGTGCGCGCCTGATGCCCGCCGCTTCGCTGCCATGCAACAGTGCT of the Alteripontixanthobacter maritimus genome contains:
- a CDS encoding DUF808 domain-containing protein; amino-acid sequence: MPGGLVALLDDVAVIARVAAASVDDIGVAASRAGMKTAGVVIDDAAVTPSYVTGLSPARELPIIWDITKGSFKNKLLILLPGAILLSEFLPGAIIFFLMMGGLYLAYEGAEKVLEKLGGAKHGKTLDDPIEDLAAFEEQRISGAIRTDLILSAEIMAITLNEIDLDVWWQRGLALALVAIVVTVVVYGAVAIIVKMDDVGLHLAQKRSELAQRFGRGLVAFVPYLLKALSFIGTIAMLWVGGGILLHGTHELGFHTLYDATHGIEEALKATTGSLGGFLGWMTYAALSAVLALVVGAIIAVVLHKVFKVGASEAH
- a CDS encoding UDP-N-acetylmuramate--L-alanine ligase; protein product: MTNLTDQPFFFCGIGGSGMLPLAQILKGRGAEVAGSDRSFDQGRTPAKFAALERQGFQLHPQDGSGLVSANQILVASAAVEDSVPEVVRAKELGCRRMTRAELLAALFNDAQTSVGIAGTSGKSTVTGMLGWILADADRDPTIMNGAVMKNFVTENRPFASAQVGKGDAFVSEVDESDGSIALYEPAVAVLLNVSLDHKSMDELRDLFGAFLARSGHAVVNADDKEAFALVAKAGGEVTTFGIDNGCATLVVKDGSIVDRGMEQSTIVIDRRSDKEHRLDLPVPGRHNLSNALAALAGAQAAGVSLADGVAALAQFKGLARRFEIVGRANDITVIDDFGHNPEKCAATLRTLKAQPGRVIAFFQPHGYGPLRQMGRELAETFAAELGTDDVTILCDPVYFGGTVDRSEGSERIVTLIREAGGTTEYIPSRAASGDRMVELAQPDDRIVIMGARDDTLSAFAKGVLERL
- a CDS encoding LD-carboxypeptidase; this encodes MSRIAICAPATPITRSHAEALQNLVAEEFPEHSVEFHPQCFAVDGHFAGPDALRAEALVDCANDPNFDTVWFAKGGYGSNRIAQAAISFMNEHARQKTYAGFSDCGYLLAALYRHDIGQSVHAPMPVSARSERGREGVRRSLRWFAGDTSGLEPSLDGKTPAVAFNLITLCMVAGSPLMPDVTDHVVMVEEVSEHLYAVDRLFFQLTNLLEPGIAGIRLGAITAVPENDREFGQSAEEIAQYWCARMGIPYLGRAQIGHTVDNRVVPFGLASPAAAT